DNA sequence from the Bdellovibrio bacteriovorus genome:
TCCGAAATGTTGATTCTTCTTTACACCGACGCCGTAAACTTAAAAATTACTAAATTACTTATGGTGACGACGGGCGAAACCCGCCGTCCTTACATCAGTCACCTTCTTTGGAAGATGAGAAAAAAACTAAGAAAGAACAGCTAGTGACCGCAACAAAGAAAAAATCGACGAAGCCTTCTTGGACTCAAACCCTTCGCGCCGTAACTCGCCCCAAAGTAGCTATCATGCTGGCTTTGGGTTTTTCTTCAGGCCTTCCTTTTATGCTTGTCGGAAACACTTTGGGTTTCTGGTTGCGCGAATCTGGAATCACCTTAGCAACTATTGGTTTTCTGTCTTGGGTGGGTCTTGCTTACTCTTTAAAGTTTTTGTGGGCTCCTCTTATCGATAAAGCCAATGCCCCCATCATTGGAAAACTTTTGGGACGCCGTCGTGGATGGATGGTTCTGTCGCAAATCTTAATTGGCGGCGCGCTCTTTGGGATGTCCATCGTGAAGCCTGAAGGCGGATTGATGCTCTTTACAGGGCTTGCGGCTTTAGCTGCATTTGCGTCGGCCACTCAAGATATTGTCGTGGATGCTTGGAGGATTGAAGTCTCTGACGCCAGCGAAGATATGGCATTGCTGTCATCAGCTTATCAGTTAGGCTATCGCGCTTCTTTGCTATTAACTGACGCTATTATTTTGATCGTCGCCGCTTCGGTGGGTTGGGCCGTTTCTTATTCGATCATGGGTGCGTTGATGGCCGTGGGTCTTGTAGCAACACTGCTTGCGGTTGAACCGGGAAGAAATCTCACGCAACAACAAACTGGAACTATATGGACGGCGCGTGGAATTTTCGACGCCGTTTGTGGCCCTTTCATTGCGTTTTTTAAACAGCATGGAAATAAGGCCCTTTTAATTCTTGCGGCAGTCAGTCTGTATCGTCTTTCTGATTTCATGATGGGTCCTATGGCAAATCCTTTCTATGCTGATATCGGCATTACGAAAGAAACCGTGGGCGCCGTTCGTGGTTCCGTGGGCTTGATTGCTTCTGTTGTTGGCGTAGCTGCTGGCGGGCTTGCCGCTGTTCGATTCGGATTTGTATCCACATTGCTGGTCGGAGCTGTCATCGGCCCGGCTTCTAATTTAGGTTTCGCACTTTTAGCGTTAATGGGTTCTAGAAACGATGTCTTTACAGCAGCGATGGTAATAGACAATTTTGCTTCTGGTTTTGCGGGCACAGCCTTGGTGGGATATATGTCAAGTCTCACAACATTTGGTTACACCGCGACTCAGTACGCTCTTTTGAGTTCTTTCTATGCGTTGCTGGGAAAAGTCTTAAAAGGCTTTTCGGGAGTTATGGTGCAGACTTTTTCAGAGGGAAAAACCCTTATGGAGGGCTATGCACTTTTCTTTGTCAGCACAGCTCTTGTGGGAATTCCCGCACTGCTGCTTTGCATTTTGTTGGTTCGAAGCAACAGGGTCGCTAAATAACAACAAATCTTTCTTTCAGTATTCTGTCATCGCCGCAAACTCAGGAAGATAATGATTCCTTCCGTTGCGGCGAGTGTTAGAATGGCCTCGTGCAAACGAGGTTTCTATGTCAGCCAAAAAAGTCGTCATTGTCGGTGGTGGATTTGCGGGCTTAAAAGCGGCTCGCGCGTTAGGCAACAAAGATGCAGTGTCTGTGACACTTATTGATCGTCGCAACTATCATCTTTTTCAACCTCTTCTTTATCAGGTCGCCACGGCCGGATTATCTCCTGCGGAAATTTCGGGCCCCATCCGTGGACTTCTGTCAAAGTATCAAAACGTTTCTGTTTTCTTAGACAATGTCAAAAGCGTGGACCTGCAAAATCGAAAGCTCGAAGTGAGTGATCGCACCGTCGACTATGACTATCTGATTTTAGCTTGCGGAGCCAAGCACAGTTACTTCGCTCATCCCGAGTGGGAAGAAAATGCTCCGGGATTGAAAACACTAGAGCAAGCGACGGAAATTCGTCGTCGTCTTTTGATGGCCTTTGAACTTGCAGAAAAAGAAGAAGATCCCGAAAAACAAAAGCAACATCTGACTTTTGTGATTGTAGGTGGCGGCCCGACAGGTGTTGAGCTTGCCGGCGCTATTGCAGAAATCAGTCGTCATACATTGACCGAAGATTTCAGGCACATTGATCCTTCACGTACACGCGTGCTATTGATCGAAGCTGGCAAAAGAATTCTTGCGGCCTTCGATGAATCACTTTCTCGTCAGGCCGCCCGAGACTTAGAAGATCTGGGCGTGCAAATCTGGACGAACACACGTGTAACAGATGTAAAGCCTACATCTGTTGTTTTGGGAGATGAAATCGTAAAAGCTTCGACTATTCTTTGGGCTGCAGGCGTTCAACCTTCAAGCTTAAATAAGTCTTTAGGTGTTCCATTAGATCGCGGCGGTCGCGTGATTATCGAAAAAGATTTAAGTCTGAAAGATCATCGCGAAGTTTTCGTACTGGGTGATCAGGCTTGCTATATGGGAGACGATGGAAAGGCTTTACCCGGTTTAGCGTCTGTAGCTATGCAACAGGGCGAACATGCCGCTCGTGAGATTTTACAAGAGATCAACGGAAAGCCACGGAGCGAATTTAAATATCGAGATAAAGGCCAAATGGCCACAATCGGTCGAAGAAAAGCCATTGCACAAATCAATCGTCTGAAGTTCAGCGGATTTTTTGCCTGGCTTCTTTGGTTATTCATTCACGTCTACTATTTAATTGGATTTAAGAATAAAGTTTTCGTCATCTGGCAGTGGGCTTATGCGTACTTTACATTCAAGCGCGGTGCTCGATTGATTGTTGATAAAGAGTGGCGATCACAACCCAAGAGCCCGTGATTCATAACACTGGATCTACCGAAGCTTCAGGTGTTCCTGAAGCATTTCGGTATGTACTTACAAAACTTTCACTCCATACAACCACCCTATCCGAAAAACCAAGGCGACGGTCTTAAGTGGCTGGCTGCCATTTACAAAGCGGCACAAAAAGATCAAGCCTACTCAGAAGAAGAATACGCAAAACTTCTTTCACGAGTGGCTTGCTCTGAAACGCAGATTGCGACGCGAAGATTCTTTCTTCCGGATTCGCAGCACACTGAATGGGATAAGAACCAGATTTATCCGGTGACGCAATCTCCGCGCGGAGTAAGCATGCATCACCGTCACGAGTTCTATCACAAAACAGTGGTCGATCTTTTTAATAAGCTTTACGATGCTCGTGGATTTCCCGATGACATTATTCACGTCAGCTGCACCGGATATGTTTCACCCAGTGCCGCACAAATGGTGGCGGTGCGTGCACCGAAACCCGTGACGGTGACTCATTCCTATCATATGGGCTGTTATGGCGCTTTCCCCGCCTTGCGCATGGCTTCGGGTTTCTTGGCGAATCAAGAAGTGTTAGGAAAAAAGAAAGCCGTAGATCTGGTTCACACAGAACTTTGCAGCCTGCATTTAAATCCTCAAGATCCGACGCTAGAACAAATGGTGATTCAAAGTCTTTTTGCAGATGGCGTGATCGCTTACTCCATGACATCGGAAAAGCCACAAAAGGGATTTAAGGTTCACTCTTTATACGAAGAACTTGTTCCTGAAACTTCAGGTGCCATGGAGTGGATGGTTTCAGACTGGGGAATGAAAATGACCTTGTCGAAAGACGTCCCAATGATGGTGGGACAAAAGATCTGTGACTTCACACATCGCTGGCTGAATGCCCGTGGACTAGATCCGGCAGAAATTTCCAAGAAGGCTCTTTTTGCTGTTCACCCAGGTGGGCCGAAAATTATTGATCAAGTCGTAAAGCAGATGGATCTTAAAGATCAGCAAGTGCAAGCCAGTCGGGCCCTTCTAAAAGAGCGTGGCAATATGTCGTCGGCGACTTTGCCCCACCTTTGGGAAAAGATTCTGAATGACGACAGCATTCCATCCGGCACTCCGATAATCAGTTATGCCTTCGGCCCAGGACTAACAATCTGTGCAGGACTTATGGAGAAAGTATGAGCGCGTTTTTGATCGTTTCGGCCGTGCAGGGAGCCGCTATTTTATTTGATGAATTTTTCTTTCACCATAAACGTGGACTTCCAAAATGGGAAGTTATCGGTCACCCCATTGACACGATGACGGTCATTGCATGCCTACTTTTCCTGGCCTTTACGGAAAGAACGCCAACGACGGAAATTATTTATTACGTGATGGCGACGATTTCATGCATCTGTGTCACCAAAGACGAATGGGTGCATAGAAAGTTCTGCTCAGCAGAAGAGATGTGGCTGCACGCCGTTTTATTCATGATGCATCCGTTGTCCTTATTCGTAGCGATGTACGAATGGGAAGACAGTCGAGCCGCTTTTGTTGCGGTGGCCGGAGGCGTCTTTGTGTTCTTGGTATATCAGGTGATCTATTGGGGATTTCTTGCCGAACGCCTTCGCAAAGCCCGTATTCAAAATTCTTTTCGCAAAGTGCAGCAAGAAAATGAAGGGCCTGCACCTTCTTAACTGTGGATTTTACCGAAATCACATGGGAGGCTTTAAGTACCGGAGGGTTCTATGCTTAAAGCCTATCATGGAAGCTGTCATTGCAAGAGAGTTCAATTTGACGTGAACTTAGATGTCTCTCGCGGGATTCATAAATGCAATTGTACCTACTGTGTGAAAACGAAATATCAGAAAGTCTTCACGAAAGCCGACCAACTCACATTAAAAACCGGTGAAGACTCTTTAACGAATTATCACGCCTCCCCGTCAGGCTGGCCTGAAGGTCACATTCATCACTACTTCTGTAAAAACTGTGGCGTGCAAGTCTATTCCAAAGGTTATTTAGAAATGCCTGAACATGATATTTTCAATGGTTGGTTTTATGCCGTGAACCTTGCGACTATTGATAATGTGACACCGGAAGAAATCATATCCGCGCCGGTGATTTACGAAGACGGCATTAACGACAATCAATTAAATCCGCCGAAAGAAACGCGACATCTTTAGGCTTTATTTAAAAGTGAACTTACAAGGCCCACGACAAGGGATGTTTTTTCTTTTAGTGTCGCCTGGGCTTTAATTTCTTTAAACCCCGAATGAGGTCCCCAGGTTTCTCGCAACTGATCTTCGCTTTGTTTGCTTTGTTGATAATCATGAAAGCGCAGTTGATTCACTCCACCGAAGGCTTCCGGTGAAGGCAGTTCCATAAAAAGCACGTGATCAAATTTTGCAAACTCATTTTCTCTGGACAGGCCAAATTGCTGCAGAAAATCTTCGGCTCCTAAAGGCCAAAAGCCCGCGCCATCTAAAGACCCTCGGTCAAAAATATATACTTTCGCCAGCGGATGCTGCCGTGGAATGATTTGCTCTAGACCTGCTTGCACTTGCAGAATCGCTTTTTGGAAAGCCCGGATCTGCTCAACATCACCGTGTTGCGGGGCCGGAAAACCTCCCGACAGAAGAACGACCGCACTTTCAGGGACTAACGCGACTTGATCTCCAAAGACGCGTTGAAGCTCACGCATCGTGCTGCTTTTTCCTGAAGAGGGAGCTCCCGTTAGCACAATTTTCAGCGGCTTTTGATTCATGGTCATAACTTCTCCTGATTCTATGCTGAGGCATTCATGAGCTGTCCGCAACCATCTTTGTATTTATTCAATGAGATCTAACAAAAGGTGCCCGTCCATCGTCAGATCAACGCCTTCATTTATCTCTGAAAAATCTGAATCTTTGCGCAAACGTCTTATAATAAATGCTGAATCGGGAGGTTGAAATGCCTAATAAATTCAAAGTGGGAGATCATGTCTCTTGGAATTCAGAAGCCGGTCGCGTGCGCGGTAAAATCATCGCCGTCCACTCTAAGGATTTTACCTATAAAGGATACAAACATCATGCTTCTAAAGAAGATCCTCAGTACGAAATCAAAAGCGAAAAAACCGATCATATCGCGTCTCACAAGGGCTCTGCTTTGCGCAAGGTGAAAAGTTCGGGAAAGCATTAAGCCTGCCGTTTTTTACGGTGGGCCACTCTACAAGAAGCATCGAAGAGTTTGTCGAACTTTTAAAAGTCGCCGAAGTCCAGGTTGTCGTCGACGTGCGAACAGTGCCAAGATCGCGCACCAATCCACAATATAACAAAGATATTTTACCCAAGAATTTAAAGCCCTTTAATATCGACTATCGCCACATCGCGGAGCTAGGAGGTTTGCGTAGCAAACGTAAAACAATTCCCTTAACTGAAAATGGATTCTGGCAAAATCAAAGTTTTCATAACTATGCGGACTATGCCCTCTCCGACGAGTTCGTTCATGGATTAGCGAAATTAATTCAGCTCGGCAGAAAAAAACGTTGCGCCATTATGTGCTCTGAAGCCGTGTGGTGGCGCTGCCATCGACGGATCATTGCAGATTATCTTCTCGCCCATGGAGAAACCGTGTTTCACCTCATGGGACGTGATCGCGTGGAACCCGCCAAGCTCACCGAAGGAGCTAAAGTTAAATCATCAGAGAAAGTATTCTATCCTGCACCTCAGCCGCTCTAAGCTTGCGGCCCGAACTTCTTAAGCTTAGTATATTCCCGTCAATCCCCAGCGGAGGCCCTATGGCTGTAAAGAAAAAAGTCTTAAAAGCAAAATCACCATCACAAATGATCGACGCCCGAATTAAAGAACTGAGCGACTGGCGAGGCCAAACACTCGGTCAGGTTCGCGAGATCGTGAAAGAGGCCATACCCAATGTCACTGAAGAATGGAAGTGGCGTGGAGTCCCTGTTTGGTATTCTGACGGTATGATTTGTACAGGTGAAACGTATAAAGCTGTCGTAAAGATGACTTTTGCCAACGGCGCCAAGCTGAAAGACCCCACAGGACTTTTCAACTCAAGTCTTGAAGGCAATGTCCGTCGCGCTATTGATTTCCGCGAGGGTGAAAAAATCAATAAACGCGCGCTCAAGGCCTTAATTAAGGAAGCGGCGGCATTGAACAAATCCAAACTAAAAAAGAAAACAAAGTCATGATGAATTATCAAGACTCAGAAAGTTTAATTACCTTCTGAGTCATGAGTCTTCTTTCTAGGGGCGACTCCAAACATAGCCGTAGCTCACAGGATAGTCTCTGAACTTTTCCCACTTGGGTTTGACTTTGACCCAATCGTCATTGATCAAACCTTCGTGCATTTCTTCAAGTCTCCAGCCCGCAGCCATCGCGGCTCTGACATGGTCGCTGATAAGATGCAGATTTGTTTCGATGGCTTTCGAGTTTCCTTCTTTGTCTTTAAAATGGGTCGGCATTCCTGTCATAAAAAAGAAAGGATGCATTCCCACAACGACGAACTTTGCTCCAGGCTTAGCAAGTCGATGAGCCTCTTCATAGACGGGCTTTAAATTTTTAAGATGTTCATCAACTAAACTCATGACGAGAAGATCATAGTGATTTTCTGAAAGTCCGGTGGATTCAACACTTCCCAATTTCAGTTTTTGATAAATGTTTTTGGCTTTGGCTTTTTCAAGCATCTCGGGGGTTAAATCCAAACCGTCGATGGTGTTTACGCCTTTGCTTTTAAGCCAGACTCCGATTCGTCCCGTTCCGCAAGCAAGATCCAGACAAGCTTTCGAGTCATTCCATGACACCGATTTTATCTGATGCAATGTCTGAAGATCTAAAAGATCAGGTACTGAGTTTTCATAAGTCTCTGCCCATTCGCCGTAACCTTCTTTAGCAGAAACGGTGGGATAATTTCTTTGATCAAATTTTTTGAAATCCATTTTCTCTCCGAGAAATGAAATATGTATCTATTAGACACGTTAGTATGAAATTTTATTTTTGATTTATTTTTTGCTAGCGGACTTACATAAATACTCCTTTTCCCAAAATGGGGAATTTAGAGAATGCCTTCTCTAAAGGAGCATTTAGTTTTTTTGGATGCTGATACAGCAACTGGAGCTTCGCCAAAGCTCAAGACTGAATCTACCTGCATTTTATAAAAGGATCAATCCAAAGTCTCAAACAAAGACTCTGCCGAGGCCCCGGCAGATGCCTCCCGAAAACCCAGCAGTTGCCGAAATTCCCGCAGACCAGATCCGTCCTAAGTTATTGAAATCACACGATCTATTAGCTGGCATCGCCAGTGCAATACCTCTTTGTGTAACGCAAACAAATGACAAGGAGATTTAAAATGAAAACACTTATTGCAACACTTATCGTCCTAGCTTCATTCACTGCAAAAGCTGACGACTTTCAAAACGCGGAAGCAAACTACTTACCAATCCCAACTCAGATAGTTTTCAACAATCACATGGATCGCGCGGTCTGGGTGACGATCTATAACTCTATCAGCCGCATCAGTGATAACGCTTGTTTGCAACCGGGTGAATCTACTTTCTTCACTGGCTACTACCCACCTTTCTTTTATCAAGTTCGCGGCGAAGTGAAAGAAAACTTAGACTGTGGTGGTCGTACTTACGATGACATCACCAAAGCAGGAAGAATGACTGGTTGGTATGGCATTGATGCAACGATGTACAGAAAAGGCAATTCGACAGAAATGGATATTCACGATGGGTACAACCCATTGGGTGGCGCGTACCCAGAATTTAATGAGGAGTAAGATATGTAAATACAATCAAAATCCCCGCAAGAGTAAAGCCCTGAGCCGCATCCCGCTCAGGGTTTTGTTTTTAATTAAGACCGTCTCATAAAATTCAACGGTAGCTCTATTGACCACCACTGAAGGCAGAAATAAAATTTGTTCTATGAAAATGATTTCACGAGCGCTCGCTTTAATTACATTTGCATTCAGTGCTAATGGGAAAAACCTTCTGACGATCATCCCAGGTAAACGGTTGAGCGAAGTCTCCATTGGAGATTCTGCCTCTAAGCTTCAAAAGAAAGGCTTCATCAAGGATGACACTCGACAATCTCCTTCCACGACCACATATATGAAAAAGAAAGACTTATTAGTCCGACTGCAAGACGATAAAGCTGTGCAGATTTGGTTTGAAGGTAAAAACTTGGGTGAACTCAGTCTGAACGGAAAAGCCCTACCGGCTAGCGACAACATTGATTCGTTCAAAAATTTCTTCAAAGGTTGTGAAGAGTATCAAGGCTCCGGCGGAAAACTTCTTTACTGCGAAAAACGCGGTATCGAAATTACTTCTTCATGCATGAACGGAAGCGGCGTCAAAATTTCAGTTATTGCTCCAACAGAAGTAGAGAAAATTGTAAAATGAGACTGTCTAAAACGGCCATCACCATTCTACTTACGACATTGTGCGTGTCAGCTTTCGGCAAAAGCACCAAAAGCGCAAAGGATAAAATGACGACCACGTTTCCTGCTAAGCATATCAGCATAACTATCAACCGTCCGAGTGAAGAAGTTTATCAATTCGCCTCTAATCCGGAAAATCTTCCGCAATGGGCGGCGGGTTTGGCGGATGCGACTTTAAAAAAGTCAGGTGCCGAGTGGGTTACGAACTCCCCTATGGGACAGGTTAAAATTAAATTCGTTGAGAAAAATGCTTACGGTGTTATCGATCACGATGTCGAGTTGCCTTCAGGGGAAGTCCTCAACAATCCGCTCCGAGTGATAAAAAACTCCTCCGGCAGCGAAGTGATATTCACACTTTTCCGCAGACCCAATATGACAGAAGAGATGTTTGCCAAAGACGCCGAGTTGGTAACTAAGGATCTTAAGAAATTAAAATCGATTTTAGAAAAGTAGCGATTGAGCTTCGCCTCAACTCGACACTTTTGTATATGCTGGTTTCAATAGATAACACTTTGGCAATGTTGACCTCAAACGTAGAGATTCATTTACTGAAAGTGATCAATTTGAGACAAAAGATTCAAGTGGATTCAATAAATCAGTACCATCAGTTCTAAAACCTCTTTTCTTTAAGGAGGCGGTTGAGCTAAACTCATAAAGAGGTTTACTAGCGCATGCGTTCAGTCATTCTCTTCAGCCTTATTGGATTATTCTCTTCCGGCGCCTTTGCCAAAGCAGGTAACCCTGCAATCACAAAACTTGAATTACAATCTGAATCTTCCATGCAGGAAATCGATGAAAGAGATCTCGAGGCACTTATCGAAGCACTGAATGAATTTATTCAGGCCGATCAAAAATACCGCTCTGATATGGAGCCTATTTTCCGAAACATCCGCAGAGAACTTACGAAGCTCAAAGCAAAAGGTCTTTTAAAAATGGAGTTCGACCCTCGTCGTCTTTCTGATGACGATCTTGCAGAGAAAATTCGCAAGATGACAGCCTACAAAAAGGTCGCGGGACCTTCTGTCTTAGTTAAAACAATTCATGTGGGCATGGTGTGCACGGGTCTTTTAACAGGAAAATGCGGACGTCTTCCAGAAATTCAGATGCCGCCTCCCGCACCTATCACAAGAGCCACGGGAACAAGATAGTTCAAACTGGTCTGGATTATCTTGAGACAGATGGAAAGATTTCCATAAATGCCGATAAGATCTCAATGAAATGGCGCCTACTTTTTATCATCTCGATGGCTCTTATTTTCGCTCATGGCTGCGGCGGAGGCGGCTCATCTTCAAGTGGCGGTGAAACAGCCCAGCTCTCCTTCGTTCGTTCGGTTTTTTCAGACGGCGTTACCGATTTTTCGGTTCAGGTTTTTTATGAAACCGGAGCCGAACCCTATGTCGGTAATATCGGACTGACCGCGAATCAAACTTGGGACATCACGAAGTCGAGTTACTCGGCGCTATTCAGTACGCATACCGGTCGCACGATCACTGTTCCATCGACGCTGGCGCAAATGACGTCGATAGGAACGCAGAACCAAAGTTCTTGGAGTTCAAGTCAGCTTATTAGTCTTGGATCCACCTACGCACAGACGTCAAGTGCCACACAAAGCAAAGTTGCCGTGATTTTTGTTAAGGGCCTTTATGAGGGCAACGCCAATATTCTGGGTCTTCACTTCACTGGATATCCATTTGTGTTTGTCTTCAAGGATGTTGTCACTTCTGTGGGAGGCGATCCCGTCAGTCAGCGCTATGTTGAGCAAGGGACGGTCGTTCACGAAGTGGGACATGCGATTGGTCTGGTGAATCTGGGTTTGCCAATGGTAACGGATCATGAAGATGGCAGTCACGCTCACCATACAACCGACACAGATTGCGTGATGTATTGGGCAGTAACATCGAAATCCAATGTGCTGAACTCACTCGCAGATTTTATTACGGGCAACCAGTTGAACTTGTTCGGCAGCAAAGCGCTGAGTGATGGCCGGGCTTATCACCCTTAATCTTGTGGACCTAGCTCCAGCTGTTTTCTATAATTAAAAAGCGAACACACGAATAAAGCCGAACAGAATCTCGTTAGGTGACTTCGCGCTTCTTTGAGCTATATTACGAACTCACGAGGCAAAAGATGTGTAAAACAATAAAACAAAAGGTTCACTTTAAGGCTCCCCCTGAAGTGATTTACAGTTTACTCACAGACTCCAAAAAGTATGCGTCCTTAACAGGTAAAAAAGCTAAAATCGGAAAATCAGCCGGAGCTCCATTTTCAGTTTATGGAGGACAGGCAACAGGAATCATGGTCGAGCTGGTTCGAAATAAAAGAATCGTCCAGGCTTGGAGAGGCCATAGCTTCCCTGAAGGTATATTCTCAATGGCGACTTTCAACTTAAAGCCGACCAGTAAAAACGGCACTGAACTTATCCTGATTCATCGAGGCGTGCCTAAGGAAATGATTCCCTCGATTGAGCTGGGATGGCGCAAATACAACTGGGACCCGATAAGGAGCTATTTGGAAAAACAAGAAGATAAATAGGGAATGACGGAAAGAATTTTTTAGATTCCAAATTCCGGGGGATACTTAACACATCCCGAAGCATCAGCAAGAGCGTTGGGGTAAAGTTCAATCGCCATAAATGCCTCGTCAGGTACATCCATCGGAGCCTTGATATTCCATAAGGAAGCGGGCTTGTATCCAAATTTTGGATAATACTGCGGATGACCAAGTAAGATAATGGACGTAAATCCAAGCTCCTTAGCGATATCGTGGCCTCGTTTGATTAGTAATCCGCCGATACCTTTATTCTGATAAGTGGGCAATACCGACACAGGGCCAAGAGCTAAAGATTTTTGAGATGAGCCATCATCCCGCACAATTTCAATGGGAGTAAAAAGAATGTGGCCAGCAATTTCATTTCCGACCCCACTCGCAACAAGTGAAAGCCGTGGGATAAAATTTTTCGATTTTCGTAGTTTTTCTACCAGAAAAGGTTCTGATCCGTCAGAATGCTCCACATTCTCAAAGGCCTTTTCAATAAGTTTTTGAACTTGCGGAATATCTTCTAAATTTTCTTGTCTGATAGTTATATCCACGTTCATCCCCTTGATCAGTATAGTTGCAAATCATCGCATCGTGCGACTTTTCTCGAACTCTTTCGTTCGAATCGGTCGCCGATGTTCATTGTCTCTAGTTCATTTATTACTGGCTTAGTTTGGAATGTGGAAATGGCGGAGAGAGAGAGATTCGAACTCTCGGTAGGCTTGTGACCTACACACGCGTTCCAGGCGTGCGCCTTCAACCACTCGGCCACCTCTCCGGGACAGGAACGTAAAGAAAAGCCAAGATAGCATTGCGCTTTGCGCTATGCAAGCCTGCGTTTGAGCAAAAACGATCTAAAGTCCCATAAACTTGAAAGGCTCGCTGGGCTTAAATGCTTTGGCGACATTGCCGGCAAAGGTGTTGCGCTGATCTTTTCCTAAATCCAGCTTCAGAACCTTCCCCGTTTTTTCTGAAAAATCGACGTCCTTAAAATCCACCCAGAACGTATTTGGTGTCAGCGCTGACTCAAAAAAATAAAGCATGCGGAGGTGATCAGCAACCGTTCGCCAGCGTGTGGAGGAGATGTTGGGTTGATTCGGAGTCGTGATACCAAAAGGAACAGAGACGTTTCTAATCACGCTAAACACACTGGCGAGCACAACCACGGGGTCTTTACTCTTTGGAATGGCGTTAATATAAAACGAGGCCCTGGCAAAACGATCCGACGCTCGATTCGTCCCGGGAAGCATGACTGTACCACCAATGTCTTTCCAATAACTTTCTAAGGCGAGCTGCTTTTCAAAAGTGGGAGAGTTCGTCATCACTTGATATTCACGTCCATGGTGTATAACAGGCTTTCCTTCAATGTATTCGATGATGGCGCTGTCCCCCGAGGAATCTGAAAGAGATAAATGAAGTGTCGCCAACCGCTCTTGTCCCGGAACATTCGCGGTAACAATGGTAAATGGTTCCGACTTTAAAGCGTCAACGGCTTCGGCGACGGTGGCATAATTATCTAAAACGTATTGAGCCCA
Encoded proteins:
- a CDS encoding AmpG family muropeptide MFS transporter gives rise to the protein MTATKKKSTKPSWTQTLRAVTRPKVAIMLALGFSSGLPFMLVGNTLGFWLRESGITLATIGFLSWVGLAYSLKFLWAPLIDKANAPIIGKLLGRRRGWMVLSQILIGGALFGMSIVKPEGGLMLFTGLAALAAFASATQDIVVDAWRIEVSDASEDMALLSSAYQLGYRASLLLTDAIILIVAASVGWAVSYSIMGALMAVGLVATLLAVEPGRNLTQQQTGTIWTARGIFDAVCGPFIAFFKQHGNKALLILAAVSLYRLSDFMMGPMANPFYADIGITKETVGAVRGSVGLIASVVGVAAGGLAAVRFGFVSTLLVGAVIGPASNLGFALLALMGSRNDVFTAAMVIDNFASGFAGTALVGYMSSLTTFGYTATQYALLSSFYALLGKVLKGFSGVMVQTFSEGKTLMEGYALFFVSTALVGIPALLLCILLVRSNRVAK
- a CDS encoding NAD(P)/FAD-dependent oxidoreductase, coding for MSAKKVVIVGGGFAGLKAARALGNKDAVSVTLIDRRNYHLFQPLLYQVATAGLSPAEISGPIRGLLSKYQNVSVFLDNVKSVDLQNRKLEVSDRTVDYDYLILACGAKHSYFAHPEWEENAPGLKTLEQATEIRRRLLMAFELAEKEEDPEKQKQHLTFVIVGGGPTGVELAGAIAEISRHTLTEDFRHIDPSRTRVLLIEAGKRILAAFDESLSRQAARDLEDLGVQIWTNTRVTDVKPTSVVLGDEIVKASTILWAAGVQPSSLNKSLGVPLDRGGRVIIEKDLSLKDHREVFVLGDQACYMGDDGKALPGLASVAMQQGEHAAREILQEINGKPRSEFKYRDKGQMATIGRRKAIAQINRLKFSGFFAWLLWLFIHVYYLIGFKNKVFVIWQWAYAYFTFKRGARLIVDKEWRSQPKSP
- a CDS encoding 3-oxoacyl-[acyl-carrier-protein] synthase III C-terminal domain-containing protein produces the protein MYLQNFHSIQPPYPKNQGDGLKWLAAIYKAAQKDQAYSEEEYAKLLSRVACSETQIATRRFFLPDSQHTEWDKNQIYPVTQSPRGVSMHHRHEFYHKTVVDLFNKLYDARGFPDDIIHVSCTGYVSPSAAQMVAVRAPKPVTVTHSYHMGCYGAFPALRMASGFLANQEVLGKKKAVDLVHTELCSLHLNPQDPTLEQMVIQSLFADGVIAYSMTSEKPQKGFKVHSLYEELVPETSGAMEWMVSDWGMKMTLSKDVPMMVGQKICDFTHRWLNARGLDPAEISKKALFAVHPGGPKIIDQVVKQMDLKDQQVQASRALLKERGNMSSATLPHLWEKILNDDSIPSGTPIISYAFGPGLTICAGLMEKV
- a CDS encoding GFA family protein, with product MLKAYHGSCHCKRVQFDVNLDVSRGIHKCNCTYCVKTKYQKVFTKADQLTLKTGEDSLTNYHASPSGWPEGHIHHYFCKNCGVQVYSKGYLEMPEHDIFNGWFYAVNLATIDNVTPEEIISAPVIYEDGINDNQLNPPKETRHL
- a CDS encoding ATP/GTP-binding protein, with product MTMNQKPLKIVLTGAPSSGKSSTMRELQRVFGDQVALVPESAVVLLSGGFPAPQHGDVEQIRAFQKAILQVQAGLEQIIPRQHPLAKVYIFDRGSLDGAGFWPLGAEDFLQQFGLSRENEFAKFDHVLFMELPSPEAFGGVNQLRFHDYQQSKQSEDQLRETWGPHSGFKEIKAQATLKEKTSLVVGLVSSLLNKA
- a CDS encoding DUF2945 domain-containing protein, translating into MPNKFKVGDHVSWNSEAGRVRGKIIAVHSKDFTYKGYKHHASKEDPQYEIKSEKTDHIASHKGSALRKVKSSGKH
- a CDS encoding DUF488 domain-containing protein; translation: MGHSTRSIEEFVELLKVAEVQVVVDVRTVPRSRTNPQYNKDILPKNLKPFNIDYRHIAELGGLRSKRKTIPLTENGFWQNQSFHNYADYALSDEFVHGLAKLIQLGRKKRCAIMCSEAVWWRCHRRIIADYLLAHGETVFHLMGRDRVEPAKLTEGAKVKSSEKVFYPAPQPL
- a CDS encoding DUF1801 domain-containing protein; amino-acid sequence: MAVKKKVLKAKSPSQMIDARIKELSDWRGQTLGQVREIVKEAIPNVTEEWKWRGVPVWYSDGMICTGETYKAVVKMTFANGAKLKDPTGLFNSSLEGNVRRAIDFREGEKINKRALKALIKEAAALNKSKLKKKTKS
- a CDS encoding class I SAM-dependent DNA methyltransferase — encoded protein: MDFKKFDQRNYPTVSAKEGYGEWAETYENSVPDLLDLQTLHQIKSVSWNDSKACLDLACGTGRIGVWLKSKGVNTIDGLDLTPEMLEKAKAKNIYQKLKLGSVESTGLSENHYDLLVMSLVDEHLKNLKPVYEEAHRLAKPGAKFVVVGMHPFFFMTGMPTHFKDKEGNSKAIETNLHLISDHVRAAMAAGWRLEEMHEGLINDDWVKVKPKWEKFRDYPVSYGYVWSRP